One window from the genome of Borreliella burgdorferi B31 encodes:
- a CDS encoding P52 family lipoprotein gives MRILVGVCIIALALLGCYLPDNQEQAVQTFFENSESSDMGSDEIVTEGIFSSLKLYASEHRLLVEIKKTLISLKDPNYRGVVLPVSDYNEEYFNKFFLDLGSEQSKDLIKLFIMVKNEQNNNKFMRIVRWLYSCIEELYSPDIKYSGEEGSPEYYRNMPRPTAYQQYLKVKRYDYNRPVPILPT, from the coding sequence ATGAGGATTTTGGTTGGCGTTTGTATAATAGCATTGGCTTTATTGGGTTGTTATTTGCCTGATAATCAGGAACAAGCTGTTCAAACTTTTTTTGAGAATTCGGAAAGTAGTGATATGGGTTCCGATGAGATTGTTACTGAAGGCATATTTTCTAGTTTAAAATTATATGCGTCTGAACATCGTTTATTGGTTGAGATAAAAAAGACTTTAATTAGTTTAAAAGATCCTAATTATCGTGGTGTAGTACTCCCAGTGAGTGACTATAATGAGGAGTATTTTAATAAATTCTTTCTAGATTTAGGGTCTGAGCAATCTAAAGACCTGATTAAGTTGTTTATTATGGTAAAAAATGAGCAGAACAATAATAAATTTATGCGTATAGTTCGTTGGCTGTATTCATGTATAGAGGAGTTATATTCTCCAGATATTAAGTATTCTGGCGAAGAGGGGAGCCCTGAGTATTATCGTAATATGCCTAGACCCACTGCTTATCAACAATATTTAAAAGTGAAGAGGTATGATTATAATAGACCAGTTCCTATTTTACCTACATAA